A stretch of Suncus etruscus isolate mSunEtr1 chromosome 9, mSunEtr1.pri.cur, whole genome shotgun sequence DNA encodes these proteins:
- the CABP4 gene encoding calcium-binding protein 4: MAAQQAKGLQGSASIHSPEKPPGGHEAPQSSAEGPVLKRKKSKRVKGSQEGSLADMGSSEGQRALQLVEAPGTSKKPSETDGQGVPGPAASGSESQRLQRPRPALLQDAAQETYGPLLQRIFGKDRELGPQELEELQAAFQECDRDGDGYIGHRELGACMRTLGYMPTEMELLEVAQHVKMRMGGRVDLEEFVELISPKLREETAHMLGVPELRKAFQEFDRDRDGRITVAELRQAVPALLGEPLAGPELDEMLREVDLNGDGTVDFDEFVMMLLSP; encoded by the exons ATGGCTGCTCAGCAGGCCAAGGGGCTGCAAGGCTCAGCCTCCATTCACTCCCCTGAGAAGCCCCCTGGAGGGCATGAGGCTCCCCAGAGCAGTGCTGAGGGGCCAGTTctgaagaggaagaaaagcaaGAGGGTGAAGGGGAGCCAGGAGGGGTCCCTGGCAGACATGGGCAGCTCTGAGGGGCAGAGGGCCCTGCAGCTTGTGGAGGCCCCAGGGACCAGCAAGAAGCCCTCGGAGACCGATGGGCAGGGGGTGCCAGGCCCTGCAGCCTCAGGCTCAGAGTCTCAGCGTCTTCAGCGCCCCCGGCCTGCCCTCCTCCAGGATGCTGCCCAAGAGACCTACGGGCCCCTGCTCCAGCGCATTTTTGGGAAG GACCGAGAGCTGGGCCCACAGGAGCTGGAAG aGCTGCAGGCGGCCTTCCAGGAGTGTGACCGGGACGGGGATGGTTACATCGGCCACCGGGAGCTGGGCGCCTGCATGCGGACGCTAGGCTACATGCCCACCGAGATGGAGCTCCTGGAGGTGGCCCAGCATGTCAAGATGCGGA TGGGGGGCCGCGTGGATTTGGAGGAGTTTGTGGAGCTGATAAGCCCGAAGCTGAGAGAGGAGACAGCACACATGCTGGGGGTACCGGAGCTACGGAAAGCCTTCCAAGAG TTTGACAGGGACAGGGATGGTCGCATCACGGTGGCCGAGCTGAGGCAGGCAGTGCCCGCTCTCCTGGGTGAGCCCTTGGCGGGGCCTGAGTTGGATGAGATGCTACGAGAGGTGGATCTCAACGGCGATGGCACAGTGGACTTCGATG AGTTTGTGATGATGCTTCTCAGCCCCTGA
- the TMEM134 gene encoding transmembrane protein 134, whose product MSSARPQFSIDDAFDLSLEDAGPGPETSAVARFGPLHFDRRARFEGPDEEKQSRLRYQNLENDEDSAQATPELDEGVGTRNHGPTSLRSSQWSFSTISNSTQRSYRACCSWIQHPLVQKNRRIVLASFLLLFLGLVLILIGVGLQVTPDPGVSSALFFVPGFLLLVPGVYHVVFIYCGVRGHRGFQFFYLPYFEK is encoded by the exons ATGAGctccgcccggccccagttcagCATCGATGACGCCTTCGACCTGTCCCTGGAGGATGCGGGGCCCGGGCCCGAGACCAGCGCGGTCGCCCGCTTCGGGCCGCTGCACTTCGACCGCCGGGCCCGCTTCGAAGGCCCCGACGAGGAAAAGCAGTCGCGGCTGCGCTACCAG AACCTAGAGAATGATGAAGACAGCGCCCAGGCCACCCCGGAGCTGGATGAGGGAGTCGGCACCAG GAACCATGGCCCAACTTCCCTGCGCAGTTCTCAGTGGTCCTTCAGCACCATCAGCAACAGCACCCAGCGCTCCTACAGGGCCTGCTGCAG CTGGATTCAACACCCTCTGGTGCAGAAGAACCGCCGCATCGTGCtggcctccttccttctcctgttCCTTGGGCTGG TGCTGATCCTGATCGGCGTGGGACTGCAGGTGACCCCCGACCCAG GTGTCTCCAGCGCCTTGTTCTTCGTGCCTGGATTCCTGCTGCTGGTCCCGGGAG TCTACCACGTGGTCTTCATCTACTGCGGCGTCCGCGGCCACCGGGGCTTCCAGTTCTTCTACCTGCCCTACTTCGAGAAGTGA